The Syngnathoides biaculeatus isolate LvHL_M chromosome 1, ASM1980259v1, whole genome shotgun sequence region CATCCCAAGCCTCCTGTCAATTTCCACATCTAGGGATAGGTTGTCGTAATGGTTGAGCCGAGGTAGATGAACTATGGACCACAGTGAGCTTGTTATCATCTATAATGATGGATGGCATTATCTCGGTGTCTTGTCCCAGGACATTCGTTTTCTTGAGGCCGACTGTTAGGCTGAAGTCCTTGCAAGCCTGAGAAAAATTATCCATCCGGGACTGGAGGTCATGCTGAGTGTGGGTTAATACAGCAGCAGCATCGGCGAACAGCATATCTCTGATCAGCATTTTGTGAACTTGGTCTTGGCTCTGAGACGGGCAAGATTGAAAAGCCTGCCATATGACCGAGTATGCAGGTAGTATGAATATGAGTATGCCTTCTGTTAAGGTGCCGAAGGCAAGCTTCAGCATCAGTGCAAAGAAAATTCCGAAGAGAGTGGGGGCGAAGACACAGCCTTGCTGGACTCAGCTACAGATGCTGAAGGACTCAGAAATGCTGCTGTTGAATTGTACAACACCTTTCATGTCGGTGTGGAAGGAAACGATCAGGCTCTGCAGTCTTGGTGGGCAGCTGATCTTTGGCAGGATCCTGAAGAGGCCTACTCTGCTGATGAGGTTGAATGCCTTGGTAAGATCTATGAAAGCGACGTACAGGGGCATCTGCTGTTCTCTGCATTTCTCCTAGAGTTGACGGAGGGAGAAGACCATGTCTACTGTTGACGGTTCGGCTCGAAAACCACACTCTTACTCTGAGTAGACACGATTGGTGAGTCTCTATAGGTGAGCAAGGATAACCTGAGCAAAGACTTTGCCTACAGTGCTGAGTAGGGAGATGCTTCTATAGTTGCTACAGTCACTGTGGTCCACATTGTTCAGATAGAGATTGTGCAcccataaaatcacgtgattttttttacgtggccatattgccggtcaaacaaagcattgttgaaagttaattctgagatgaaacaaaaatgtcttttagcACGACACCCACAGTTTTGTCTTATATCGTTAAACATTtataaggtgataataaacaaaggtacaaggaaaaatttgagacacttggcattaaattatatttaatgccgaagtcgatgtttttgctgataagaaatttgactgtaaaTTTATTGCTACAgaggcgtgtgtattttgttgggcaccatccatcccatttaattcacaaaatccatcgatctttcctggtcttttcagctggcattctatagaatgatatttTTGAATAACcgtctcatctattgtgacaaccaatacCACAACAGGTTTCGGGGATTGTGAAAAACCTGCTCCGGTTCAGCGAATCCCGTACTGCCGAAcaactttgtttgactggcaatccATTGATCTtatctggtcttttcagctggaattctatagaatgatatctttgaagaactgtcttgtctattgtgacaacgaacagcacaacaggtcttgggcattgtgaaaTATCTGCTCCGATACAGCGACTCCCGCACTGtagagcagctttgtttgaccgggaaTATAGCGTCGCAAACaacggtgacatcacgtgcatcATCTCAATAGATGGTAATGATCTTGGCCTCGCTCATGTCCTGTGGTACGGCCCATTCCTAAAAGCACTGTCAGAGGACATTGTGCAGTCCAGTAGAGTGGTCTTACAGTGCTTGAGCAGGTCGGGGGGAATCCCGTCACTGTCCGGGGCTTTGCCATAAGCCAAGATGTCAATGGCCTTGCTAAGCTCCTCCATGGTGGGCTGTGCTTCAAATTCATCTTTGACGGAGAAGGATTCAAAGGCCTGCTCCAAGTGTGACAGTGTTCTGGACAGAGGAGATGTCAGAGTAGTGTTCCACCCATCTCTCCATTTGCTGCCCTCTGTCTATGATGGTATCCTGGGTGGAGGACTTAATGGGGCCCatcattgattaaaaacaaacatggctCTGTGTGCCAGGCATGCatattatatatgtaatatataacacacacacacacacacacacacacatcatacatcacacacgcacacccacggacacatgcacacacacacacacacacacacacacacacacacacacacacacacacacacatgcaaaccaTGTTTTGCATCTGTAAACCACCTTGACTTGTTATTACCACTTGGACACTTACTTGGGTCGTGTGTTGTGTGCGCCCTCAGTTTGTGTGGAGGTTAATGatgatgaaaaaggaaaaatgtttgtctcaaaaACCCGTGATTTGGCAGCCATTCTGGTTGAGGGAGATGATATtgcagaggatgaagaggacTGTTGTACCTTGGTTTCTGTCTGGCAACTGGAAACACCCTGCAAAGCAAAACAACCCCAATTCACTGACACAAAATCAAATTCTGCGATTCACCAAGGCCACCTTTTTGGAGGGAGATTTGCAAGAGGCAGTGGGACAGTGGAGTGACTGGTTAGaccattgtcctcacagttctgaggactggggattcaaatcccagccccgcctgtgtgtagtttgcatgttctccccatgtctccGTGTGTTTcgggcagtccagtttcctcccacatcccaaaaacatgcattaattgggtaCTCTAACTTGCCCttcaatgtgattgtgagtgcgactgttgtctgtatgtgccctgctattggctggcaaccagttcagggtgtaccccgcctcctgcccgatgacagctgggataggctccagcacgccccggaACCCTTGTTCCTtaatcggctcagaaaatggatgaatggatatgcAAGTGGCCTTTattaatggccccgtcacaccatgacgttctagtcagcgttctatagcgtttgaggaaacgttggtagtcgcccatggtcgccgggatagctccagaagagcgttgtttgaacgctagtgaacgtcaatgatcgctgggaatcggcggagaacgccggtccgggaaaaatgttttgaacatgcaaaaaagttctcaccgagatcagcgttcatcaacgtttaattttaaacgctgtagaacgttcaaaacgttcgtggaacgttttactaaggttcgccgagcgttgcacgcgtttggctatcgttagtcagtcatAACTCCAGCtcacttggttgttacttaatcgtttgctttgcagtgaacgactcactggcgacctgtcaatgaccactgaacaatcccgtagcgcacacagcgtgcaACTAAAGTCAAACAACGTCGTTTGGAGTACATTGAGCGTCAATCGTGTGTTTCCCGAatgtccatgcatatgggtatataaaccgatgctttgtaagcaaggtccatttaagctacagtagagatcacatactatggaagatccaaaaagcagcagttcgttttcctGGAAAAACtacaccagactatcctcaacagcccggtccaggatcctgcaatcctttctctgcttcttttgtctctttgttggactgtcctcactggggtttgcaaggtgtttagggtccccagggggtgtcacatggtgcgtgacttcacgGACGtgttcttcctcctgctgttgtttttcctccaaacacattgctcgtgatgaaagaggcttagctttcttactagcagcgctagttgctgaagtccgcggcctaactttttttcttctcggcggcatgatgctcactgttctaactcacgacaactgaagtgactatgaactttccaacgttttagtgccggttccactgtaaaaattacacgccagcaaaacgcttttgtgtcgttattcacccattggtcacacgctcaacacgctcgtcttacgttgacaaatcgctcgtcgcggcCCAATGACGTGTACACGCACACGCGAATGGTTTTTaagggtatcttatttggtcgctgttacacgcttttcgtgcgttagacacacgttaatcacacggcaGATGTGTCATCTGCGTTTGAAAGCGCAGAAAAATAGaaagattgaaatgttcagaggacgttgacaagaacgtcatggtgtgacggagccttaaccTTTTGACAACAATATtcccaaaataatttgaaatagtTGAATCAAGGCAACTGAACTCTTCATGGTTGTTGAAAACAGTTCATCTTTAATTCACACAGCAGTGATCCCTCCACCAACAATAAAAGACAGAAGGAGCAGACAAACATCTGGAGGGCTCTGACTTTATGGATCCTAACTAGGCTTGAGTCAAATCCAAAAGTAGAGGAAGGGCTAGTACACCAATTCTGAGGTCAAAACAGGAGGGGTAATTTGAATCTCAACCAAGTAGCTGGTTTGTAAGAGACTCTTAGAAGGATTTTCTCCAACAACGTTGCACTTCATATCGAACAACTTCTTCATTCAAAAGCAGATTCACCCCAATAACAAAATCCCAAGAACCAAACTCAGCATGTAGTTTACACAGTGCAGTGCTCTGTACAACATAGGAGACCCAGAAGTTTCAtttgcatctaaaaaaaaaagaacattcctTTAAGgacaaaaacatccaaattctGGAGAGAGATGACCAGTAATCTGAAAGAAATGTGAAAGAGGAAATCTATGCTAAACTAAGATAGGAACTCGCTAAGGTTTTATGCCATATCACTGCTTGAAACCATTTTCTGACATCTCACCCCAAAGATTGTCTTAAGGGACTCTGACTGGCAGTGGTGTCGCCAAGACTGCCGTGACTGAATAGTAACAACAGGAAACTATGGTGAACTGTAAGTTAAATACAATATAACATATTGTGAAACACTATTAAATTTCCATCcatgtatccattttctttgccgcttatcctcacgagggtctcagggagtgctggagcctatcccagctgtcaaagggcaggaggggCGGTAtgccttgaactggttgccagccaatcgcagggcacatagagacaaacagtggcactcacaatcacacctaggggcaatttagagtgtccgattaatgttgtatgccagccaatcgtagggcaaatagagacaaacaaccgcactcacaatcacacctaggggaaatttagagtgtaagattaatgttgcatgtttttgggatgtgggaggaaaccagagcgcacaggcgggtccgggatcgaacccaggacctcagaagtgtgaggccaatgctttactagctgatccactgtgccgccacttttacatttcaaaaagacAAATTAACAAAAGCCAAAATACTTTTGCATTTCAGTAAACACAAACAGAAGCATAAACACATTACAATTGAGATGACCTGGAAAGGGAATGTCCCGTTTCACTAACATTCTTAGAAATCCCACACCGTTGCTTGGGATGAACCGCCCCACTTCAACATAATTACCTCTTGCATCACAGGCAAGGTAGGCTATGCAGATGTAACGAAATGTCCATCCCAAATATTCAGTGCCATGAAAAGGTATATGGCCCCCTCCtgatttccattttgtttgcatatctatcatacacaaaaatttcaaatcatcagaccaattttaatatcgCTCAGACAACCCAAGAGtatacaaaatgcaattttcaaatgacaattgaatttaagacacacataaaaaaaatccaaaactttctaaccctctgtgaaaagtaatcacattttcaggctatttccaaggctttggaactccagtgaaccactgtcagGGCCAATATCCCAAAatagatatgtgtgtgtgtatttttattttccttccatACTTTTATGTTACTATGATGCGGTTCTTTTGTGAtctggaattctggaatgttccgaggtGTGCCTAGATAAGAAGACTGAGAAGGACCGTCAGCAGAGGTTCTTACCACCACTCTTTGGACAAGTAGACAAGTACACGCCACACTGCATTCAGCCTTTTATTCCTAGACATTTCTTTGACTATTCATAGCTTGGCTCAAAtactcggtctttgaacttctattctgtgttagttgttttattatttttatgttgtgttgttgtgGTGTGGTTAAATTGTCTAAgatgcaatacaactgctttgtcgtattttgctggtttgagcttgaggattttagtctaaattcacacgaaaactgggaacagtggatAACCTTGCaaggagtggacgaccaactaaagTTACTACAAGTGTGTAGCGACTCATCCATGTAGTCACAAAAGACCCTCAAAatacatctaaagacctgcaggccttactggcctcagttaaggtcagtttTTATGACTACCATAAAAAAACGACACTTGCATCCATGGGAAAGTTCCCAAGTGAAAACCCCTGCTTTCAACAAAGAATACAAAAGGCTCATGTcacatttcccaaaaacatcttgatgattctcaagacttttggagaaacattctgcgGACTGATGTGTCAAacaaactttttggaaggtgtgaaGCCCGTTACATCTGGTGTAGAAAATGCCACATCGTTTGATAAAatattatgccaacagtgaagcatggtggtggcagtgtgatggtctggggctgctttgcttcttttttcaagacaagacaagacaagacaacttgctgtgattgatggaaggttgagatggaaagcgttggcctcacagttttgaggtccagggttcgatcccggacccgcctgtgtggagtctgcatgttctccccgtgtctgcatgggtttcctccggacactgtggtttcctcccacatcccaaaaacatgcaacattaaccagacactctaaatttctcctaggtgtgattgtgagtgtagctgtttgtcttgatgtgccctgcgattggctggcaaccagttcagggtgtaccccacctcctgcctgttgacagttgggataggctccagcacaccccgtgacccttgtgaggataagcggcaaagaaaatggatggatggacgaattcTCCTATGTACCATAAAATCCTGAGGGAGAACATACATCTGGCCTtcagtttgtgccctcaaactcaagcgctcttggatcatgcaacAGGAATACAATTCGAAACaaaccagcaagtccacctctgaatgcccccccccccccccgcccaaaaaaaaggttttggagtaGCCAAGTCGAAGTCCAGATTTAAGTCCAATACAGATGGTTGTGTGTGACCTTAAACAAGCAGTTCATAATAGAAAACCCTCAACTATGATGGAGTTGAAACAATCATATAAAGAAGAGtaggacaaaattcctccagagcaatTTGAAAGACTCATTGTCATGGTCGGAACTCGcggctgaacccaaatgcacgacttacaaggctcaaggtgtaccccgcctcctgcccgttgacagctgggataggctacaggaggccccgggacccttgtgaggataagcgacaaagaaaatggatggattttcttatttcataattaaaacaaactttttgcTTGTAacagttaaaaatatatttaagtaATAAAAATTGAAACAGTGCTTGGTTAAGTGAGTAGCGAGCATACAGGGacctatttattgatttatttatttattcattttattgtttgggGTAATGCAATTGAGAACAGACTCTCATGAGCAATCTTGACCGAGCTGCAGACAATGCTCTGGAAAGTATAAAGTACCTCCAGCCCGTTGATAAGAATCTGAGCGCGCCCCCACCCGAGCCTCATTCTGCACTGACTGGTCCAAGTTAATTCGCACATCCACTGATCCATTGCGCTGCAAATCCAAACAGCAGACAGTTTTACAGAATGAATGTGGCTGTGTTGTAATCAATCTTTTCCAATAAACCTTTACCCCTACACTGGTGCCAACCCTGGTTTTTCTTCCGGACTCACCTACTCCAGGCATCATTTGCTGAACAGACAACgagaaaacaaatattcatGTGTACAAGGCAAATGTCATTTCTTGAACATAATTAATATGCCATCACATTGAAAAATTATATGGACAACAGCTGGCTCAGCAGATGACCAAGATTAGCAATGTCAACAGCACCTGTATCTGCTGAGGTTCCATAATGTTGACAGGGAGGTTGAAAGTCCCGAGCATCATGTAACTGTTGCCACTGCGCTCTTGGAGCGGCACTGGGGAAGTGGCAACAAGGCTGCTGCTGTCATCTTCCCCTTCATTGAATACACTTGGGCTCCCTGAGCCAGCAGCGGTGGTTTGAGATGAATGCCCTTTCCATCCACATCTGAGAGATAAATATTTGAGGTAACACAGCAACAGGACACACCAGTTAATCATTTTGACCTTTCAAAGTGGTAAAATGTAAGAAAGTATTGATTGTCAACATTGCTCCTTTCAAGCTATTGTTCTACAGCAATTTCCTCAGCTAACAATATTACCTCATGTTTGCAGTGGAAGATACAGTATGTTCACAAAGGGTTTTTATCTCAGCGTGCAATGCAGCTGACTCCAATAACCATTCATGTTGTTTGTGCACCTCATCTAATCTTGGGGTTTGCGTTACTTACTATACATAGTCAGCGTTCTGTCATCTTGGAGCATTCCGCCCTGGTAGATGAGCCTTTGCTTGTCGCCTGGGATCTCCACTGATGATGCAATGTGCTCCTTGAACCGTCTCACTGTCAGCTAATAGAGAACTAAGGGATCAAGGCAGTTAAGCAAATCTAGCATAACGGGTATAGGGAGGATGAAGTGCACACGTACGAACGACAACACTATTTAATCAAGGGATAGCAGCATAACCTCGCCTCTAAGTTTATAGCTCCGACTCTCCGAGTCCAAAGTCTTCACTGTGACATCTATTACACCAGTTGACTCCGCCATATTACCgagtgatttgtttgtttaaataacTTAACCACaactatatttttcatttttcaacaagGTATCTTTGGCATTTGGAACCCTAAGTCAACAGATGctacaaatacaacaaaagaTATTTAGGATCAAGCCGTAGAAAATCGCACGTTGTACCAGGTGGACAGCAACCCAcgtgtttgttgttgttattagcCTGTTAGCGTGAGCTAACAAGCGTGTCCCAGTCACTGGAAATGCGCAGAATaacaaatgaaacttttgaGCGAGATTATTTTAGGAAAtgtaaaacatttcaattatACATCAGTCAGACGCTGTTTATTTTAGAAATGACACATTTGATAATTAGCACTCACAGTATTAGTCCAAGAGGTAAGTAGTAGGGAGTTACCAAAATAACACctttttattggcagacatccaaacactactcgcataacagcgggaactctgtgaactgcccagtccggaagagcaacaaccaaaacagtccgtgcggaaccccgcaccccaactcgaggtcccgcgggtgaattatgtaaacaccacacaagccctcccagaattcacccataatcaaaatcctcgtgccgtggaggaatgacgacccgaccccggcgggtgtgcactgcaggggccGAGTGGGGCGGGGCCggactgtccattgagtcacgggacaagggcccaggcagggtcaagggcaccccggcaggcgcaggggcacagggcaaagggggacgacccagcgcggggggagggccaaccccaaaggctgggcaatgtccaggtgcacgggtttgaccctgtccacggaaacagtctcgggtctgccgcaaATGtgcgccagtttgcagggaccagcggccgacgCCTCTCGGTCGCATAGCAACCTGAcacccgagtcaccaaccgcaacttcctccaggcgcaaacccgtgtcagaagtcttgagggcctgcaccccgtggtccgaggcctggtctgcgctcatgcgggagtagtcaagacccacatgcacagtgccgacgatcgccctggagaggcagtccgcgaccacattggatttgccggcgatgtttTGGATGTCTGTAGTGTACTcctgagatgaacgacagttggcgttgctggcgggcggaccacggctcggccaccttggacatggcgaaagtgaggggtttatggtccacatatgccgtgaattTACGGCTTTCCAATAAGGAGCGAAAGACgtggatcgccagccagaggccgaggagctccctttcgaacgtgctgtatttacGCTCCCtagggaccagctgacggctgaaaaaggcaagcaattgccaggcgccgccgacccactgttcgtatacggctccaacagcgtactGCGATGCGTTGGTAGTGaaagcgacaggggccccgtgggtcgggtgggccagcatagcggcacgagtCAGCCCGGCCTTCGTAGCATAgaaaggcttccatcctctcggccgtccattcaacgtcccggttgggggccttgcctttaagagcctcacagagcgggcgcatgatgtgggccgcccggcggatgaaccggtggtagaaagtcaccatccccaggaactcccggcggccccgagccgagcgaggttggggaaaagcggagacagcctccacctttgccggaaggggggcggcgccgttcttgtcgatgaggtgcccAAGGAACTggacttcgccgggttgatgatcaggccttGCTggtcaagtcttgcgaagaggtcgcagaggtgcatcagatgttcatcctcagaggagctggcgacgaggatgtaatccaaatagacgaacacaaatggcaagtccctgagcacagaatccattaaacgttggaaagattgtgccccgtttttaagaccaaacggcatcctcagaaactcgaacagttcaaacggtgtgattacagccgtcttgggaacgtctgaagggttgcacgggaacctggtgatacccgcccatgaggtcgaccttggagaacaggattttgcccgccaggtgggccgagaaTCCCTGattgtgtggaacagggtagcggtcgggcgtagtggcgtcgttaagccGGCGGTAGTCACCTCACGgtcgccactcggtttagggacgatgtgtagcggcgacGCCCACGGGCTATGCGAGCGGCGGACGATACCCAGGcactccatgttggcaaactcggacttagcgactgctagcttctcggggtcaagccgtcgggccctcgcatGAAttggggggcccttggtctcaatgtggtgctcgaccccatgtttagtcgtggcagaggagaaagtgggccgtgtcaagccagggaactcaccaaggaggagctggtacttggtgccgtctgAGAGCGAACTGGaaagaccgccataagtcgcctcattgcggacgcaggcaatcgtggagaaagtcagtgcatccaccaggcggcccctcttaacatccaccagcagcccgtgggcaccaaaaaaatcagcgccgaggagggggaacgagacatcggcagtgacaaagtcccatgtgaagcgctgactcccgaaccacaagtccacagtccttatgccataagagcggataggggagccattaccggacagtaggggtggcccatgagtctcGCCAGCGGCGTCCTTCGCAGTGGCCATCATGACGcccctctgggcgccggtgtcgcaaaggaatttccgcccggaaagggtgtccttgacgaacagcaacCGGCCCTTCgagcccacgctcacggccgccgCGGAGtgcgggctttggcgtttcctgGCCGCCACGGAGcgcgggctttggcgtttcccgacgcgtcgtagttgcaagggccGCCGCACCTCTTcgtttcgcaccgaaacgggtgtggaagtagcacaagcctgtgccagcatgGCCGTCGTGGGGATGGGGCCTCTGCTGGaagccacccccgcgcccggaggcgagtaactgcACGTCGCGGCCAgcatctcaggggagaagcgctgggtggccaggaagaaacagtcggcctcctcagccagggcccggggctcagtggctgtactgttcgcgagcgccgtctgaacatgcggtggcatgtgcctgagaaacagttccatgaaaatgtaattgggctcttccgtgcccagcaggttttgcatcatttccatgagttcggaaggtttgctgtcccccagtccattaatagccaacagacgtagGGAACGCTCCGGCCGTGGAAGCTCAataaccttgagaaggtgagccttgatcccaacatacttatctcgggccgggggaggggtgatgaagttcactgctctggccgccgtttaGCTCCCGAGGGGTGAGGCAACGTGGTAATAAAGCGTGGAATCATccgagatcccgcggagggcgaactgagcctccgtctgcgcgaaccacgctgccacGGACATCTCCctaaactccggcaatttgaggatggcggttggcatgttcggttcagtctcgaaaacgccagGACTGAcgttggggtcaccagtgtagtgCAAGGAGAAGAAaggtgtcggacacaggaacaaaacttgttttattggcagacgtcaaaacactactcgcatcaCAGcaggaactctgtgaactgcgcactccggaagagcaacagcaaaaacagtccgtgcggaaccccgcaccccaactcgtggtcccacgggtgaattatgtaaacaccacacattGTTACGACTTGATAGAAAGTTACCCGACTAACACTGTTACGTAGATAGGGCTCACGTCACGGTCATTTTTATCAGGGCAACATTCCCATCAACGGGAATGCAcggacattgaaatgaaatcatAATTTCTCAaccgatttttgtgaaatttatttttttttatcaacgcCAAAGCGCGAGCAATCAAT contains the following coding sequences:
- the LOC133507275 gene encoding uncharacterized protein LOC133507275, yielding MEMMQNLLGTEEPNYIFMELFLRHMPPHVQTALANSTATEPRALAEEADCFFLATQRFSPEMLAATCSYSPPGAGVASSRGPIPTTAMLAQACATSTPVSVRNEEVRRPLQLRRVGKRQSPRSVAARKRQSPHSAAAVSVGSKGRLLFVKDTLSGRKFLCDTGAQRGVMMATAKDAAGETHGPPLLSGNGSPIRSYGIRTVDLWFGSQRFTWDFVTADVSFPLLGADFFGAHGLLVDVKRGRLVDALTFSTIACVRNEATYGGLSSSLSDGTKYQLLLGEFPGLTRPTFSSATTKHGVEHHIETKGPPIHARARRLDPEKLAVAKSEFANMECLGIVRRSHSPWASPLHIVPKPSGDREVTTAGLTTPLRPTATLFHTIRDSRPTWRAKSCSPRSTSWAGITRFPCNPSDVPKTAVITPFELFEFLRMPFGLKNGAQSFQRLMDSVLRDLPFVFVYLDYILVASSSEDEHLMHLCDLFARLDQQGLIINPAKSSSLGTSSTRTAPPPFRQRWRLSPLFPNLARLGAAGSSWGW